The following coding sequences lie in one Vibrio aerogenes genomic window:
- a CDS encoding GGDEF domain-containing protein, whose amino-acid sequence MNEVAYIDIPLNQIMSEVEMIQLERHILFEQFKLKEKLPKEKKTPHQEFVYQKQQLKLLLDKAVNVIAENLVNHKIRFERHEHQHLLEVIEAYHVQSDRFEKKLAEAISHESIPSAERYQLEETSTQLESAVNSILQQLDEMTFEAGRYAEKHEQEFLFVNTALGVCALLLGLFLTIYTIYIFRQRINKIQDGIQNMDFSIEQGYPALGKEIFQVDGPGDELSELEQELMLLMQRLTKEITNREQVEKQLLQMVTQDKLTGAFNRHKWDEQVLLHLDLARRGSFFSLILLDIDYFKQINDEYGHQVGDQVLQNLVHRLSTGLRKTDMLFRLGGEEFAILLPVQEASSACMLAERLRILVCQDSDEGLPSYTVSIGVTSYQEEDTEESVFQRADKALYQAKSSGRNQICQI is encoded by the coding sequence ATGAATGAAGTGGCATATATAGATATTCCTCTGAATCAGATTATGAGCGAAGTTGAAATGATTCAGCTGGAACGACATATTTTGTTTGAACAATTTAAACTGAAAGAGAAATTACCCAAAGAAAAGAAAACACCGCATCAGGAGTTTGTCTATCAAAAACAGCAGTTAAAGCTTTTGCTTGATAAAGCTGTCAACGTGATTGCTGAGAACCTGGTCAATCATAAGATTCGCTTTGAACGACATGAACACCAGCATTTGCTGGAAGTTATAGAAGCGTACCATGTACAGAGTGACAGGTTTGAGAAAAAACTTGCTGAAGCTATTTCTCACGAGTCTATCCCAAGCGCAGAGCGATATCAGCTTGAAGAAACCTCAACCCAACTGGAATCTGCAGTGAATTCGATATTGCAGCAGCTCGATGAGATGACATTTGAAGCCGGTAGGTATGCAGAAAAACATGAGCAAGAGTTTTTATTTGTGAATACCGCGCTGGGTGTGTGCGCACTGTTACTTGGATTATTTTTGACAATATACACAATTTATATTTTCCGGCAGCGTATTAATAAAATCCAGGATGGTATTCAGAATATGGACTTTTCTATTGAGCAAGGCTACCCAGCTCTGGGGAAAGAGATTTTTCAGGTTGACGGCCCCGGTGATGAGCTGAGTGAACTTGAACAAGAACTGATGCTTTTGATGCAGCGTTTGACAAAGGAGATCACTAACCGGGAACAAGTTGAGAAACAACTGTTGCAAATGGTGACTCAGGATAAACTAACCGGAGCTTTTAACCGCCACAAGTGGGATGAACAGGTTCTGCTTCATCTGGATTTGGCACGTCGGGGCAGTTTTTTCAGTTTGATTTTGCTGGATATTGATTACTTTAAGCAAATTAATGATGAATATGGCCATCAGGTTGGTGATCAGGTCTTGCAAAATCTGGTACATCGTTTGAGCACCGGATTGAGAAAGACTGATATGCTGTTTCGTTTGGGTGGAGAAGAATTTGCGATTTTGTTGCCTGTTCAGGAAGCATCATCGGCATGTATGTTGGCAGAAAGGCTGAGAATATTAGTTTGCCAGGATTCAGACGAAGGTCTGCCATCTTATACGGTCAGTATTGGTGTCACCTCTTATCAGGAAGAAGATACCGAAGAGTCTGTTTTTCAGCGTGCAGATAAAGCGCTTTATCAGGCTAAATCCTCCGGTCGTAATCAAATCTGTCAGATTTAG
- a CDS encoding helix-turn-helix domain-containing protein produces MNEQQDKIHPKAYIKGHDVTKRLKEVTNCHTILELSSLLNISSSTISTWHQRELTPYEVILRVHLHTGAALEYLLLGKGEPYPEKSSQYEQNMDIKNKKIANIEHFQLINGELFRCKRLIFDHDYLYKLEVTQPLSIEYRNTIYVIDRSVTQIVAGMYLIDMEDFYSLNTIQRLPGRRCSIDVLGSTLQIHEDDIKVIGKVILEINKK; encoded by the coding sequence ATGAATGAACAACAAGATAAAATTCACCCAAAAGCGTACATAAAAGGTCATGACGTCACAAAAAGATTAAAAGAAGTGACAAATTGTCATACTATTCTGGAATTATCTTCGCTTTTGAATATATCAAGTTCAACAATATCAACCTGGCATCAGCGGGAACTCACACCTTATGAAGTGATTCTTCGTGTGCATTTACATACAGGAGCTGCTCTGGAGTACTTATTATTAGGCAAAGGCGAACCTTATCCGGAAAAAAGTTCTCAATATGAACAAAATATGGATATAAAGAACAAAAAGATCGCCAATATCGAACATTTTCAACTCATCAATGGAGAGCTGTTCAGGTGTAAAAGATTAATTTTTGATCATGACTATTTATATAAACTGGAAGTGACTCAACCTTTGAGTATCGAATACAGAAATACCATTTATGTCATTGACCGGTCTGTCACACAAATTGTAGCTGGCATGTATCTTATTGATATGGAAGACTTTTACTCTTTGAATACGATTCAGCGCTTACCCGGCAGACGCTGTTCGATCGACGTTCTTGGTTCGACCCTTCAAATTCATGAGGACGACATCAAAGTGATCGGAAAAGTGATACTGGAAATCAATAAGAAATAA
- a CDS encoding non-ribosomal peptide synthetase, whose product MHDYNRRLFPLSAAQRGIWFSQIMNPSARAEVYKITEYLEIFGEIQTDIFETSLRQAIREAESFNLVFEDTEDGPRQYIMPQKDWDFPVIDMRQEENPELSAEQWMRADMARPFKLNHGPLYSFALLRLKTDLFLFYASTHHLVMDGFGGFLFVRRVADIYSAMVNHSKIPECPFSTISEVFANDIEYQNSKQYRISQQYWQSQKENGSEPFSLSGENKVCSQVIRCQGTLSPQDNINLSWLTSVHHTSLPILLTSLAAIYIHRLADQNDLLFGFPMTARHNRLLRSFPGMVANVLPFHLKLNAAMTLTDVLLAVKQRIRSMARHQRYRPDDLNTSSWAEGREKGCSTIINIIPFPYDMHFGEFESAVHNLLFGPADDLVIHFCDYGPRRGIHIFMDANTNLYTESQLQMHLDRFIHFCSEILTEASDLCLSQYPLLLPEEQQNITLWNQTKAGYPANCSLYSLFAAQVRQSPDAIAVICGERQLTYGECEYKVNQLAGYLRSCGVEKGDAIVVCLERSAELILIQLAIVHCGAIYVPVDIHAPDERLNYVLSDCQARMIFISPDRQSAFIPGVKVVPFTLSIFTQLPAESTYPENLSGLDPAYIMYTSGSTGNPKGVLVPHRAVIRLVVQCGYADFNPQDNVAFAANPGFDAATMEVWAPLLNGGSVVVVEQNVLLDPLRLEESLLRHKVTVLWMTAGLFKQYAEVLGNTFQQLRYLIVGGDVLDPSMIQRVLENNAPRHLLNGYGPTETTTFALTYEIQPSAGIMQTIPLGRPINHTHVYILDSNHQPVPVGIVGEIYIGGDGVALGYMNRPDLTRERFLHDPFSEQSDARMYKSGDMGRWRSDGVIEFTGRNDEQIKIRGYRIEPAEIEQALQACQGVHYAVVIAENTPAQGKRLVAYYVPQAEIRVSAETLKTSLETQFPDYMVPAIYIELPCLPLTPNGKVDRKVLPKPDENAFIRDEYEVPQGETEQVLAGFWQDILHVHRIGRNDHFFTLGGHSLLAVQLISRIREQLNVELSLADMFAWPVLRQMASHIQQMQPSKVAGPEIPAYDGGYENSVFPLSFAQQRLWFLAQMDSEAAHAYIIAGCADLKGRLDVHVLKQALDQIVARHAILRTHFQVISGTPCQITGSAACGFPLQVIEIQEQTAEIEPFSPVFDLEKGPLIQGQLRCFPGHMYQLQLAMHHLIADGWSVSVFINELNILYSNLCHRHRKKTPLADLPFQYVDYARWQHENLQEDELKKQLSYWVEQLGGIPEYINLPADYPRPNIQDYSGKLLPVKLDHELTAGLRSFCKDQGCTMYMLLLAGWSVVMGRLARQNDIVIGSPVAGRTMTETESLIGMFVNTIALRIDLSDSPDTRTLLAQLKSTALSAMENKDIPFEQVVEAVSPARSSSHSPVFQVMFALQNVPPAQIDLPDVSLVSFEPLVNNAKFDLSLEMTEKGESLEGFINYASALFDERNIQEYLKYWQHLLWEMIHHPEQSVHTLPMLSPQASSDLLNRFSMGHRSAVSHLSVHEWFEQQVQHTPDAMAVIAGEEQLSYYQLNQRANQLAAYLQMQGAGPETRVALFCNRSTEFIIAMLSVLKAGGGYIPIDPACPAERLQFILSDCRPVFILTDREEGTEYLSGNSGVSVPVIHLIQDIDLWEHLPADNLRQDSSGPENLAYIIYTSGSTGRPKGVMVEHQNLAHLIHWHHQTFKPENGTYGSSVAGLGFDAVIWEIWPTLCAGACLLLPPVSASENPDQLLDWWYEQPLQTSFLPTPVAELALARGVTHPTLKTLLVGGDQLHSSPSDQHAFSLVNNYGPTETTVVATSGCISPESHLLHIGRPVTNTNIYILDESKQPVPVGVAGEIYIGGAGVSRGYLNRPELTAKHFLSDPFSHEPNARMYRTGDLGRWRADGVIEYLGRNDQQIKIRGYRIEPGEIMAAIQRCQGIQSAVVTAVGCQLNKRLVAYFTEHPHSHVSVEQLKKQLSEQLPDYMVPSAYIRLAHLPLTPNGKINYRELPQPDDRSFIRHRFEPPRGENEQILATIWKKLLGVDDISRHDNFFELGGHSLLAVQVIESLRQKGFHLAVKTLFSQPVLLSLAESLVPESACEDCDVPPDYILEKTEKITPDMLPLVHLTQSQIDRICDDIPGGAANVRDIYPLTPLQEGILYHHLVQQQGDLYVIRSIQSFPCLSRLRQYTQAIQALIDRHDVLRTSFVWEGVAEPVQVVWRQATLPVITLDIEAGDAESQLRQHLEPGQCKMNIRQAPMLEVWQVEDKENQCWLMCLRIHHLCTDHFSLELMGEEIHNYLQYPERQLRPSLPFRNFVARTRQKHDPDAEASFFRQQLGDIEHPSAPFGLMDIYGEGQQISRRHLSIDAALARRMREQAQLLGVSCASVFHLAWGLVIRASTGRDDIVFGTLLFGRMNAVKGADRMMGLCLNTLPFRLSLDHASVRDCVLETHQKLAQLLEFEHTPLTRAQQYSRVASPLPLFSSLLNYRYQQDFIWLRQSEESLKPEILFCEERSTYPVSLSVNDFPGGEFSLDIQSDIRVSCEQLGLMMMNALSGVLTALETTPEYPVNRLNVLPEHDDLENGVLPEAVIQPIRFQQNKRLNQGYVPPKNSTEKILAKLWQTLLNIERIGRNDDFFELGGHSLLAIRLIHEARAQGIEFSLSTLLNASVLKDLAKKVSLSATE is encoded by the coding sequence ATGCATGATTACAATCGGCGATTGTTCCCTTTATCTGCAGCGCAAAGGGGAATCTGGTTCTCTCAAATAATGAATCCTTCTGCCCGGGCAGAAGTTTATAAGATTACAGAATATCTGGAAATTTTTGGTGAAATACAAACAGATATATTCGAAACCTCTCTCCGCCAGGCTATTCGGGAAGCTGAATCATTCAATCTGGTGTTTGAAGATACAGAGGATGGACCCAGGCAGTATATAATGCCGCAGAAAGACTGGGATTTTCCTGTGATAGACATGCGTCAGGAAGAGAATCCGGAATTATCTGCGGAACAGTGGATGAGAGCCGATATGGCCCGCCCCTTCAAACTGAATCATGGACCCCTGTATTCATTTGCTTTGCTTCGGTTGAAAACGGACCTTTTTTTATTTTATGCCAGTACGCATCATTTAGTCATGGATGGCTTTGGTGGTTTTCTTTTTGTCCGCCGCGTTGCAGATATTTATTCAGCGATGGTGAATCATTCGAAGATACCTGAATGCCCTTTCAGCACAATATCCGAAGTATTTGCTAATGACATTGAATATCAGAATTCAAAACAGTACCGGATAAGTCAGCAATACTGGCAGTCGCAGAAAGAAAACGGGTCAGAGCCATTTAGTCTGAGTGGTGAAAATAAGGTTTGTAGTCAGGTGATTCGTTGTCAGGGAACACTTTCTCCACAAGATAATATCAATCTGTCCTGGCTGACCAGCGTCCATCATACATCCCTGCCGATATTACTGACGTCTCTTGCCGCGATATATATTCACAGACTCGCTGATCAGAATGATTTATTATTTGGCTTCCCTATGACAGCCCGTCATAACCGTTTATTGCGCTCATTTCCGGGAATGGTAGCCAATGTACTACCATTTCATCTGAAGTTGAATGCGGCAATGACCCTGACTGATGTGTTACTTGCGGTGAAACAACGGATTCGCTCCATGGCCAGGCATCAACGATACCGACCGGATGATTTAAACACCAGCTCATGGGCCGAAGGTCGTGAGAAAGGATGTTCAACCATCATTAATATCATTCCTTTTCCGTATGATATGCACTTTGGTGAGTTTGAGTCGGCAGTTCATAATTTATTATTTGGCCCGGCTGATGATTTGGTGATTCACTTTTGTGATTATGGCCCCCGGCGGGGGATTCATATCTTTATGGATGCGAATACAAATCTTTATACCGAGTCGCAGCTGCAAATGCACCTTGATCGCTTCATTCATTTCTGTTCGGAAATCCTGACTGAAGCATCTGATTTGTGCCTGTCGCAATACCCCCTTCTCTTACCTGAAGAACAACAAAACATCACACTGTGGAATCAGACAAAAGCCGGTTATCCGGCCAACTGTAGTCTGTACAGCTTATTTGCAGCACAGGTGCGACAGAGCCCTGATGCTATCGCTGTTATTTGCGGTGAAAGACAATTGACTTATGGTGAGTGTGAGTACAAGGTTAATCAACTGGCTGGTTACCTGAGATCGTGTGGGGTTGAGAAAGGAGATGCAATTGTTGTCTGCCTGGAACGTTCAGCTGAGTTGATTCTGATTCAGCTGGCGATTGTTCATTGCGGTGCCATTTATGTTCCGGTCGATATTCATGCACCGGATGAACGACTGAATTATGTGCTATCGGACTGTCAGGCCCGGATGATATTTATTTCACCTGACAGGCAGTCAGCGTTTATCCCCGGTGTGAAGGTGGTTCCGTTTACCCTGAGTATTTTTACGCAATTACCCGCTGAATCAACATATCCGGAAAATCTTAGTGGCCTGGATCCTGCGTATATCATGTATACATCTGGTTCGACCGGGAATCCTAAAGGTGTTTTGGTACCCCACCGTGCCGTCATACGTTTGGTGGTTCAGTGTGGTTACGCTGATTTTAATCCGCAGGACAACGTTGCTTTCGCTGCAAATCCTGGTTTTGACGCTGCAACCATGGAAGTTTGGGCTCCTTTGCTGAATGGCGGGAGCGTCGTTGTGGTTGAGCAAAACGTTTTACTTGATCCACTCCGGCTTGAGGAAAGTCTTCTTCGCCACAAGGTCACTGTTCTGTGGATGACCGCAGGATTATTTAAACAGTATGCAGAGGTCTTAGGGAATACTTTTCAACAACTGAGATACCTGATTGTTGGTGGTGATGTTCTCGATCCTTCAATGATTCAGCGAGTGCTGGAAAATAATGCTCCCCGCCATTTGCTGAATGGTTATGGTCCGACGGAAACGACAACGTTCGCCCTGACATATGAGATACAGCCTTCAGCGGGCATTATGCAAACGATACCTTTGGGCCGCCCAATCAATCATACGCATGTCTATATCCTGGATTCAAATCATCAGCCTGTTCCGGTGGGTATTGTGGGTGAAATCTATATTGGTGGTGATGGTGTGGCACTGGGTTATATGAACCGTCCTGATTTAACCCGGGAAAGGTTTCTGCATGATCCTTTTTCTGAACAATCAGATGCCCGTATGTATAAAAGTGGAGATATGGGCCGGTGGCGTTCTGACGGCGTGATTGAGTTTACCGGCAGGAATGATGAACAGATTAAGATTCGGGGATACCGGATTGAGCCAGCTGAAATTGAACAGGCGTTGCAGGCGTGCCAGGGTGTTCACTATGCAGTAGTCATTGCTGAGAACACTCCCGCGCAGGGAAAAAGACTGGTTGCTTACTATGTCCCTCAAGCTGAAATCCGGGTGTCAGCTGAAACACTGAAAACATCGCTGGAAACTCAGTTTCCTGACTATATGGTTCCGGCTATCTATATTGAACTGCCATGTTTGCCTTTAACGCCCAACGGCAAAGTCGATCGGAAAGTGTTACCAAAACCGGATGAGAATGCCTTTATCCGGGATGAGTACGAAGTACCACAGGGCGAAACAGAGCAGGTATTGGCTGGCTTTTGGCAGGATATTCTGCATGTTCACCGGATTGGCCGGAATGATCACTTTTTTACACTGGGCGGACACTCCTTACTGGCGGTTCAGCTGATTTCCCGGATTCGTGAACAGTTGAACGTTGAGCTCTCTTTAGCGGATATGTTTGCATGGCCGGTGTTACGTCAAATGGCTTCCCATATCCAACAGATGCAGCCCTCGAAAGTCGCTGGTCCTGAGATACCGGCTTATGACGGTGGGTATGAAAATAGTGTATTTCCATTATCATTTGCTCAACAACGTTTATGGTTTCTTGCACAAATGGACAGCGAGGCTGCTCATGCTTACATTATTGCAGGTTGTGCCGATTTGAAAGGCCGGTTAGACGTTCATGTCCTGAAGCAAGCGCTTGATCAGATTGTTGCCAGACATGCGATATTACGGACACATTTTCAGGTTATATCTGGTACTCCATGTCAGATCACCGGGTCAGCAGCATGTGGTTTTCCCCTGCAGGTGATTGAGATTCAGGAACAAACAGCAGAAATTGAACCTTTTTCTCCTGTTTTTGATCTGGAGAAAGGCCCGCTAATCCAGGGACAATTACGCTGTTTCCCCGGCCATATGTACCAGTTGCAGCTGGCCATGCACCACTTGATAGCCGATGGCTGGTCAGTGAGTGTTTTCATCAACGAGCTGAATATTCTTTACAGTAACCTCTGTCATCGTCATCGAAAAAAGACACCATTGGCCGATTTGCCGTTTCAGTATGTCGACTATGCCCGGTGGCAGCATGAAAATTTACAAGAAGACGAACTGAAGAAACAACTATCCTACTGGGTTGAACAACTCGGCGGTATTCCTGAATATATCAATCTGCCTGCTGATTATCCAAGGCCTAACATACAGGATTACAGCGGGAAACTATTACCGGTGAAGCTGGATCATGAACTGACTGCCGGGCTCCGGTCATTCTGCAAGGATCAGGGCTGTACTATGTATATGTTGCTGCTGGCAGGATGGTCTGTGGTGATGGGACGGCTTGCCCGACAAAATGATATTGTGATTGGATCTCCCGTTGCCGGAAGAACCATGACTGAAACCGAATCATTGATCGGCATGTTCGTGAATACGATTGCGCTTCGTATTGATTTGTCTGATAGCCCGGACACCCGAACCCTGCTGGCACAATTAAAGTCGACAGCCTTATCTGCAATGGAAAACAAGGATATTCCTTTTGAGCAGGTGGTCGAGGCAGTTTCACCAGCCCGAAGCTCGTCACACAGCCCGGTTTTTCAGGTGATGTTTGCCTTACAAAATGTGCCTCCGGCACAGATAGATTTACCGGATGTGTCGCTGGTGTCCTTTGAGCCGCTGGTCAACAATGCGAAGTTTGATTTAAGCCTTGAAATGACAGAAAAAGGGGAGTCTCTGGAAGGTTTTATCAACTATGCTTCAGCTTTGTTTGATGAACGGAATATTCAGGAATATCTGAAATACTGGCAGCATTTACTTTGGGAGATGATCCATCATCCGGAGCAATCTGTACATACCTTACCGATGCTTTCTCCGCAGGCATCATCTGATTTATTAAATCGATTCAGTATGGGGCATCGATCTGCAGTGAGCCATTTGAGTGTCCATGAATGGTTTGAGCAACAGGTGCAGCATACGCCTGATGCCATGGCTGTGATTGCCGGTGAAGAGCAGCTGTCTTACTATCAATTAAATCAGCGGGCCAATCAACTGGCTGCTTATCTGCAGATGCAGGGAGCCGGTCCTGAAACGAGAGTGGCTCTTTTTTGTAACAGAAGTACCGAATTTATTATTGCCATGCTTTCTGTACTGAAAGCTGGTGGCGGATATATCCCAATTGATCCCGCCTGTCCCGCTGAGCGGCTGCAGTTTATTCTGTCTGATTGTCGTCCGGTATTCATTCTGACTGACAGGGAGGAGGGGACTGAATATCTGTCCGGCAATTCTGGAGTGTCAGTCCCGGTGATTCATCTCATACAGGATATTGACTTGTGGGAACACTTGCCTGCAGACAATCTCCGGCAGGATAGCTCCGGGCCGGAAAATCTGGCTTATATCATTTATACATCAGGTTCGACCGGCCGCCCGAAAGGAGTGATGGTCGAACATCAAAACCTGGCCCATTTAATCCACTGGCATCATCAGACATTTAAACCCGAAAACGGTACTTACGGTTCCAGCGTCGCCGGTTTAGGGTTTGATGCCGTTATCTGGGAAATCTGGCCCACATTATGTGCGGGCGCCTGTTTATTATTACCTCCGGTTTCTGCTTCAGAAAATCCAGACCAATTACTGGACTGGTGGTATGAGCAGCCTTTACAGACCAGTTTCCTGCCGACCCCTGTTGCTGAGCTTGCTTTGGCCCGGGGGGTGACTCATCCGACGTTAAAAACGTTATTAGTCGGGGGGGATCAACTCCACAGCAGTCCATCGGATCAGCATGCTTTTTCTCTGGTCAATAATTATGGCCCGACAGAGACCACTGTCGTAGCGACTTCAGGATGTATTTCTCCGGAAAGTCATTTGTTGCATATTGGCCGTCCGGTGACGAATACAAACATTTATATTCTTGATGAGTCGAAACAGCCGGTTCCGGTTGGTGTTGCGGGAGAAATTTATATTGGTGGTGCAGGGGTCAGCAGAGGATATCTGAATCGCCCGGAGCTGACAGCAAAGCACTTTTTATCTGATCCTTTCAGTCACGAGCCGAATGCCCGAATGTATCGTACAGGAGACCTGGGACGCTGGAGAGCAGATGGTGTGATTGAGTATCTGGGCCGGAATGATCAACAGATTAAAATTCGCGGATACCGGATTGAACCTGGTGAAATCATGGCTGCTATACAACGCTGTCAAGGCATTCAGAGTGCTGTGGTTACCGCAGTTGGTTGTCAGCTTAATAAAAGACTGGTCGCTTATTTTACTGAGCATCCGCACAGCCATGTTTCTGTTGAACAATTGAAAAAGCAGTTAAGTGAACAATTACCGGATTATATGGTGCCTTCTGCCTACATACGTTTAGCCCATCTTCCTTTGACGCCCAATGGTAAAATCAATTACAGGGAATTGCCTCAACCGGATGACCGTTCCTTTATCCGGCACCGTTTTGAGCCACCTCGTGGTGAAAATGAACAAATATTAGCGACTATCTGGAAAAAACTCCTCGGGGTTGATGACATCAGCAGACATGACAACTTTTTTGAACTTGGCGGCCATTCATTACTGGCTGTTCAGGTGATTGAAAGCCTGCGTCAGAAAGGATTCCACCTCGCGGTCAAAACGCTTTTCAGCCAGCCTGTACTTTTGTCACTGGCGGAGAGTCTGGTGCCTGAATCCGCTTGTGAGGATTGTGACGTTCCGCCTGATTATATTCTTGAAAAGACAGAAAAAATTACGCCGGATATGTTACCACTGGTTCATCTGACACAATCACAGATTGATCGTATATGTGATGACATTCCCGGAGGTGCGGCCAATGTCCGGGATATCTATCCGTTAACACCGCTTCAGGAAGGTATTTTGTACCACCATCTTGTACAGCAACAGGGGGATTTGTATGTCATCAGGAGCATTCAGTCTTTTCCGTGTTTATCGCGGTTACGGCAATATACGCAAGCGATACAGGCATTGATCGATCGCCATGATGTACTGCGTACCTCTTTTGTCTGGGAGGGGGTGGCAGAGCCGGTTCAAGTCGTATGGCGTCAGGCTACACTTCCTGTGATAACGCTGGATATTGAAGCCGGTGATGCCGAATCTCAGCTACGCCAGCATCTTGAGCCTGGCCAGTGTAAAATGAATATTCGCCAGGCCCCAATGCTGGAAGTATGGCAGGTTGAGGACAAAGAAAATCAGTGCTGGTTAATGTGTTTAAGGATTCACCACTTGTGTACCGATCACTTCAGCCTTGAGCTGATGGGAGAAGAAATTCACAATTATCTGCAGTATCCGGAAAGACAGTTACGTCCTTCATTGCCATTCAGAAATTTTGTAGCCAGAACCCGGCAGAAACATGATCCGGATGCGGAAGCCTCTTTTTTCCGCCAGCAGCTCGGCGATATTGAACACCCTTCTGCGCCCTTTGGTTTGATGGATATATACGGAGAAGGTCAGCAAATTTCAAGACGACATCTGTCAATTGATGCGGCACTTGCAAGGCGTATGCGTGAACAGGCTCAGTTATTGGGAGTGAGTTGTGCCAGTGTGTTTCATCTGGCATGGGGGTTGGTCATCAGAGCCTCTACCGGCCGTGATGATATTGTTTTTGGTACCTTGTTATTTGGTCGTATGAATGCTGTAAAAGGTGCAGACAGAATGATGGGCTTATGTCTGAATACGTTGCCATTTCGTTTGTCTCTTGATCATGCTTCCGTGAGAGATTGTGTATTGGAGACGCATCAGAAACTGGCACAGTTACTTGAGTTTGAACACACGCCGTTGACGAGGGCACAACAATACAGTCGTGTTGCATCACCATTGCCGCTCTTTAGCAGTCTGTTAAATTATCGTTATCAGCAGGACTTTATCTGGCTGCGTCAATCGGAAGAGAGTCTGAAGCCAGAGATTCTGTTCTGCGAAGAACGCTCAACTTATCCGGTCAGTTTGTCTGTAAATGATTTTCCCGGAGGCGAGTTCTCATTAGACATTCAGTCTGATATTCGTGTGAGTTGTGAGCAGCTCGGGCTGATGATGATGAATGCGTTGTCTGGTGTGCTCACGGCACTGGAGACGACACCGGAATACCCGGTGAACCGTCTGAACGTCTTACCGGAACATGATGATTTGGAA